From a single Clostridia bacterium genomic region:
- a CDS encoding HAD family hydrolase, with protein sequence MKKYDTVIFDLDGTLLNTLEDLTDSVNYVLALYGFPCRRMDEVRSFVGNGVANLMGLSICDGFDNPHYEKCLADFRNHYSGNLQNKTGAYKGVMELLGELSKENYKLAIVSNKFDKAVKELNEVYFGEYIKVAIGEAEGVSKKPAPDTVIKALEELGSAADKAVYVGDSEVDAKTAKNSGIMFVGVTWGFRDREVLEQEGADYIIDRPQELLKIIEA encoded by the coding sequence ATGAAAAAGTATGATACTGTTATATTTGATTTGGATGGGACGTTGCTTAATACTCTTGAAGACCTTACAGATAGTGTCAATTATGTGTTAGCATTGTATGGCTTTCCATGCAGAAGGATGGATGAGGTCAGGAGTTTTGTCGGTAATGGCGTAGCTAATTTAATGGGACTTTCCATATGTGATGGGTTTGATAATCCGCATTATGAAAAATGTCTTGCAGATTTTCGCAACCATTATTCGGGGAATCTGCAAAACAAAACTGGTGCTTATAAAGGAGTTATGGAGCTTTTAGGAGAATTATCAAAAGAAAATTATAAGCTGGCAATTGTATCAAACAAATTTGATAAAGCAGTAAAAGAGCTTAACGAAGTCTATTTTGGAGAATATATAAAAGTGGCAATTGGAGAAGCAGAAGGTGTTTCTAAGAAGCCAGCACCTGATACTGTGATAAAAGCACTTGAGGAATTAGGTTCTGCTGCTGATAAAGCGGTATATGTAGGTGATTCAGAAGTGGATGCTAAAACTGCTAAAAATTCTGGGATTATGTTTGTAGGTGTAACATGGGGATTTCGGGATAGAGAGGTTTTGGAACAGGAAGGTGCAGACTATATTATTGATAGACCGCAGGAATTATTAAAAATAATTGAAGCATAG
- a CDS encoding DUF1801 domain-containing protein — protein MENEKKEYSTIDEYVRCFPSEIQKKLEEIRAAVKAIAPDAEEKISYQMPTFYLNGNLVHFAAFKDHIGFYPIPSGIEAFEQELKEYKRGKGSVQFPLNQPLPMELIRRIVEFRVEENRRKPAKNTRKI, from the coding sequence GTGGAAAACGAAAAAAAGGAATACAGTACCATTGATGAATATGTGAGATGTTTCCCCTCTGAAATCCAAAAAAAGTTGGAAGAGATACGAGCTGCAGTAAAAGCGATAGCACCAGATGCAGAAGAAAAAATAAGCTATCAGATGCCTACATTTTACTTAAACGGGAATTTGGTACATTTTGCTGCGTTTAAAGATCATATCGGATTTTATCCGATACCAAGTGGTATTGAGGCATTTGAACAGGAATTGAAAGAGTATAAAAGAGGGAAAGGGTCAGTACAGTTTCCTCTGAATCAACCATTACCTATGGAATTAATCAGAAGAATAGTTGAATTTAGAGTTGAAGAGAATCGCAGAAAGCCTGCGAAGAATACCAGAAAAATATAA